One part of the Vibrio palustris genome encodes these proteins:
- a CDS encoding GspE/PulE family protein: MQIKLRKRLGDLLVEEGIVTEQQVEQALAQQKSTGLKLGAMLIDLGFISEKQMLKFLSQQLNLPLIDINRAHVDIDAVQLLPEVHARRLRALVIAQNGHTLRIAMSDPADLFAQEALLNQLPQYSFEFVIAPENQLVKGFDRYYRRTKDIASFAEQLQAEHSTDDALNLLDEGNGESEDVTIVKLINSLFEDAIQVGASDIHIEPDERVLRLRQRIDGLLHETLLNEVNIAPALVLRLKLMANLDISEKRLPQDGRFRITVKGQAVDIRMSTMPVQYGESVVMRLLNQSAGVRRLEASGIPDDLLIKLRKQLHRPHGMILVTGPTGSGKTTTLYGALSELNEADKKIITAEDPVEYRISRINQVQVNTKIGLTFSTVLRTFLRQDPDIILIGEMRDQETVEIGLRAALTGHLVLSTLHTNDAVDSALRLMDMGAPGYLVASAVRAVVAQRLIRKVCPDCSEEDEPDESQQAWLKARFPNQEYTQFFRGRGCQSCNMTGYRGRLGVFEILELDQTMIDDLRSNDAVAFATHARQSKEYKPLLAAAMENALKGLVSLDEVMALGEGDSSGAEQPIFL; encoded by the coding sequence ATGCAAATTAAGCTACGTAAAAGATTGGGGGATCTACTCGTTGAAGAGGGGATTGTTACTGAACAACAAGTAGAACAGGCTCTTGCTCAGCAAAAAAGTACCGGATTAAAGTTAGGAGCGATGTTGATCGACCTAGGTTTTATTTCCGAAAAGCAAATGTTGAAGTTTTTATCGCAGCAATTGAATTTACCGTTAATTGATATTAATCGCGCACATGTTGATATTGATGCGGTGCAATTATTACCCGAAGTCCATGCTCGCCGCTTACGGGCATTAGTGATTGCTCAAAATGGTCATACTTTGCGTATCGCAATGAGCGACCCTGCGGATTTATTTGCCCAAGAAGCCTTGCTCAATCAGCTGCCTCAATACAGTTTTGAATTTGTTATTGCACCGGAAAATCAGTTAGTAAAAGGTTTTGATCGTTATTACCGCCGCACAAAAGATATCGCCAGTTTTGCAGAGCAATTACAGGCTGAGCATAGCACTGATGATGCATTAAATTTACTCGATGAAGGCAACGGCGAATCTGAAGATGTGACCATCGTTAAACTGATTAATTCATTATTTGAGGATGCGATTCAGGTTGGTGCGTCCGACATACACATTGAGCCCGATGAACGAGTATTACGTTTACGCCAACGAATTGATGGCCTATTGCATGAAACTCTCTTAAATGAGGTCAATATCGCGCCAGCATTAGTTCTTCGTCTTAAACTTATGGCTAACTTGGATATTTCGGAAAAACGCTTGCCTCAAGATGGTCGTTTTCGTATTACGGTTAAAGGTCAAGCGGTCGATATCCGTATGTCTACGATGCCCGTACAATACGGCGAGTCAGTTGTCATGCGTTTACTCAACCAGTCCGCAGGAGTAAGGCGCTTAGAAGCCTCAGGAATTCCTGATGACTTATTAATCAAATTGCGTAAACAGCTGCATCGGCCACATGGCATGATCTTGGTAACTGGGCCAACAGGGTCAGGTAAGACGACCACGCTATATGGCGCACTGAGTGAGCTAAACGAGGCCGATAAAAAAATTATCACCGCCGAAGACCCGGTGGAGTATCGTATTTCTCGAATTAACCAAGTGCAAGTCAATACCAAGATAGGCTTAACTTTCTCCACCGTGCTGAGAACCTTTTTACGTCAAGACCCCGATATTATTTTAATTGGGGAAATGCGTGATCAAGAAACAGTAGAAATTGGCTTGCGTGCTGCTCTGACGGGTCACTTAGTTTTAAGTACCTTACATACTAACGATGCGGTGGATAGTGCACTACGCTTAATGGATATGGGCGCGCCAGGTTATCTTGTAGCAAGCGCTGTGCGTGCGGTGGTTGCGCAGCGATTAATCCGTAAAGTGTGCCCCGATTGCAGTGAAGAAGATGAACCGGATGAATCACAGCAAGCTTGGCTGAAAGCCCGTTTCCCGAATCAGGAGTATACGCAATTTTTCCGCGGTCGTGGGTGTCAAAGTTGCAATATGACAGGCTACCGAGGGCGTTTAGGCGTATTTGAAATTTTAGAGTTGGATCAAACCATGATTGATGATTTGCGTTCTAACGACGCGGTCGCGTTTGCAACTCATGCCCGCCAGTCGAAAGAGTATAAGCCTTTGTTGGCCGCAGCGATGGAAAATGCACTCAAAGGGCTAGTGAGCTTAGATGAAGTTATGGCGTTGGGAGAGGGGGACTCTTCTGGGGCTGAACAACCGATATTTTTGTAG
- a CDS encoding prepilin-type N-terminal cleavage/methylation domain-containing protein, which produces MKKQGGFTLIELVVVIVILGILAVTAAPKFLNLQDDARTAAAEGLKGAMKGAAGIVYGKSAINGTEAVSASTVTINGQNIATVFGYPAATSSALGSVVSGLGTDWNLVTGTAAGTVGYSASDNPTTASCYVSYTQAADRNNEPNVELQNCTN; this is translated from the coding sequence ATGAAAAAACAAGGTGGTTTTACGCTAATTGAGTTAGTCGTTGTGATCGTCATTTTGGGGATTCTCGCCGTAACAGCGGCGCCTAAATTTTTGAACTTACAAGATGATGCACGCACGGCTGCAGCTGAAGGCTTGAAAGGAGCTATGAAAGGCGCGGCGGGCATTGTGTATGGTAAGTCAGCGATTAATGGTACCGAGGCTGTATCTGCTTCAACAGTTACCATTAATGGACAAAACATCGCGACCGTATTTGGTTATCCAGCGGCAACGTCCTCTGCGTTAGGAAGTGTGGTGTCAGGTCTCGGCACGGATTGGAACTTAGTGACCGGCACGGCAGCGGGCACGGTTGGCTATAGTGCGAGTGATAACCCAACAACAGCAAGTTGTTATGTCTCTTATACGCAAGCGGCGGACAGAAATAATGAACCCAATGTTGAGCTTCAAAACTGTACTAACTAA
- a CDS encoding prepilin-type N-terminal cleavage/methylation domain-containing protein, translated as MIMQYRFSQKGFSLIELVVVIVVIGLLAVAALPKFIDVTDEAKKSSIEGVAGGFATAVLSARAQWEAEARPNEQDHHSVNYDGVAFWLTESTSGGQETGFRDGYPLAVNDGGTYPSAITDESCVELMDNLLQNPPKVGTSTEASQDSSINYSAQADSSANTCTYTQIEGGTTHQFEYALTTGQVRVNLQP; from the coding sequence ATGATTATGCAATACCGTTTTTCTCAGAAGGGTTTTTCGTTGATTGAGCTTGTGGTGGTGATTGTAGTGATCGGTTTATTGGCGGTTGCGGCGTTACCTAAGTTTATTGATGTTACCGATGAAGCCAAAAAATCAAGTATTGAAGGGGTTGCGGGTGGATTTGCCACGGCAGTGTTATCTGCCAGAGCGCAGTGGGAAGCTGAAGCAAGACCTAATGAACAAGATCATCACTCGGTGAATTACGACGGCGTCGCTTTTTGGTTAACTGAGTCAACAAGTGGCGGTCAAGAGACAGGTTTTCGTGATGGTTATCCATTGGCGGTCAATGATGGCGGAACGTACCCTAGTGCGATCACCGATGAGAGCTGTGTTGAGCTGATGGATAATTTATTGCAAAACCCACCCAAAGTCGGCACCAGTACTGAAGCTAGTCAGGATTCATCGATCAATTATTCAGCGCAAGCAGATAGTTCTGCTAATACATGTACTTATACTCAAATCGAAGGTGGAACAACACACCAATTTGAGTATGCATTAACGACCGGGCAAGTGCGAGTAAACTTACAGCCGTAA
- a CDS encoding MSHA biogenesis protein MshK codes for MVFILMFTTCCRASNDPTRPLSWPTVGTMTGEPMSRIKPSLKSIICMTTCAAVINNRVMSIGDKIDGYTITEIADSFVLMTRNEQEWKLELYSLDIKQ; via the coding sequence GTGGTATTCATATTGATGTTTACGACATGTTGTCGAGCATCTAATGATCCGACCCGTCCATTGAGTTGGCCTACCGTCGGCACAATGACTGGTGAACCAATGAGTCGCATAAAACCCAGTTTAAAAAGCATCATTTGCATGACGACCTGTGCGGCGGTCATTAATAACCGAGTCATGTCTATTGGCGATAAAATCGACGGGTATACGATAACAGAGATCGCTGATTCCTTCGTTTTGATGACACGTAACGAGCAAGAATGGAAACTTGAATTATACTCTTTAGATATAAAACAATAA
- a CDS encoding type II secretion system F family protein: MPTYRYHGRQANGGKTTGSIEAATAELAAEALMGKGIIPTSIEAGKAQAMTFENGFDWRSLFQPAVPLEVLVIFCRQLYSLTKAGVPLLRAMRGLTQNCQDKQLQKALEEVSSELTNGRSLSAAMQRHPAVFTSLFVSLIHVGENTGRLDEALLQLSQYYEQEVETRKRIKSAMRYPIFVIAFVMIAMFILNVKVIPQFASMFQKFGSELPLPTRILLTTSDFFVNYWSAMLALIIGVIFAMRAWIGTENGRERWDHFRLRMPIVGDIINRAQLSRFSRTFSLMLKAGVPLNQALSLSAEALQNKFLEKRLLEMKSAIESGTSLSQTATNAKIFTPLVLQMLMVGEETGRIDELLMEVSDFYDREVDYDLKTLTARIEPILLVLVAGMVLVLALGIFMPMWGMMDAMKGR; encoded by the coding sequence ATGCCAACTTATCGCTATCACGGCCGGCAAGCCAATGGTGGTAAAACCACTGGAAGTATCGAAGCGGCGACTGCAGAGTTAGCGGCCGAGGCTTTGATGGGAAAAGGAATTATCCCTACTTCGATTGAAGCAGGAAAAGCGCAAGCGATGACGTTTGAAAATGGCTTTGATTGGCGTTCATTATTCCAACCTGCTGTTCCCTTAGAAGTTTTGGTGATCTTTTGTCGGCAGCTATATAGCTTAACCAAAGCAGGTGTACCTTTGTTACGGGCAATGCGTGGACTTACTCAAAATTGCCAAGATAAACAATTACAAAAAGCTTTAGAAGAAGTCTCTAGTGAATTAACCAATGGCCGGAGTTTATCTGCCGCGATGCAGCGACATCCTGCGGTTTTTACTTCTTTGTTTGTGTCGTTAATCCATGTGGGCGAGAATACTGGCCGCCTGGATGAGGCGTTGTTACAGTTATCTCAATACTATGAACAAGAAGTGGAAACGCGTAAGCGCATTAAATCGGCGATGCGTTATCCTATTTTTGTTATCGCATTTGTCATGATTGCTATGTTCATTTTGAATGTCAAAGTTATCCCACAATTTGCGTCTATGTTTCAAAAGTTTGGTTCTGAACTTCCCCTACCAACACGGATTTTATTAACGACGTCCGATTTTTTTGTCAACTATTGGAGTGCGATGTTAGCGCTCATCATTGGCGTTATCTTTGCCATGCGTGCTTGGATTGGGACAGAAAACGGCCGGGAGCGTTGGGATCATTTTCGCTTAAGAATGCCGATCGTTGGCGATATTATTAACCGTGCGCAGTTATCTCGCTTTTCTCGCACCTTTTCTCTTATGCTGAAAGCGGGCGTTCCGCTTAATCAAGCCTTATCACTCTCTGCTGAGGCGTTACAGAATAAATTCCTTGAAAAACGCCTACTAGAAATGAAATCCGCGATTGAAAGCGGTACCAGCTTATCGCAAACCGCGACTAATGCGAAAATCTTTACGCCTCTGGTTTTACAGATGTTAATGGTTGGCGAAGAGACGGGGCGAATTGATGAGCTATTGATGGAAGTGTCTGATTTTTATGATCGTGAAGTCGACTACGATCTAAAAACACTCACCGCAAGAATCGAACCTATACTCCTGGTGTTAGTCGCTGGTATGGTGCTGGTTTTGGCCTTAGGAATATTCATGCCTATGTGGGGCATGATGGATGCAATGAAAGGCCGGTAG
- the csrD gene encoding RNase E specificity factor CsrD yields the protein MRYTPTLKLSTRLVAFVTVIVISAMFILFVGGALSFQRLGKEYVHHYLEGVVDVLDNEMNDPDAVYSMQRWMPKMLQASSIVEMKLLSPSGVIYRFKDTSNRVPKERLYSEVLPLKGHKDYRVSFKIIPPYHGYSYSFSAMFSITFAVLLVVFCLLRGVKWLKEQLMGSELLEERGRMLLAGQVERFAKGDEREWPYTASEALDKLIEELQDARQERSRFDTFIRSQTFLDQLTGAANRILFDNKLEAALQENGAHGGVIMLSIHDLDMAREDNDRQEVDNIIINVGQCLSNVIARYPDVILSRYYEEVFAVFLPHQSSKDVAYSASQCLKLLEKLTPPSPLDKENWFHIGVTMYNEGEKRGRIINEVETALKNAQLQGMNSWGRFKKLSKPHEERGSVRWRSLLDEALKPDNIILYQQPCYLLDENRETVLHHREIFARIDDPQQGIIKASRFSAAVEMVGYEGFMDRSVIRRMLTFLQTSSSQDHYSINLSVLPFADKRYVYWFRDELMQQTAAIRTRLSFEFSEGHLVKHLDYMRPVLRMIHGLGCQIVIGQAGRTIVSTHYLKDVPVDFLKLHRSLMKNIDQRHEHQLFLRSMLGVCSGTAIQVIALGVEAQSEWQMLQSLGVNGGQGRLFHEESPLIPNRVKKTKPESVVKLGRRNRWRTK from the coding sequence ATGAGGTACACCCCAACACTGAAACTAAGTACTCGCTTAGTTGCTTTTGTGACCGTTATCGTTATCAGCGCGATGTTTATCTTGTTCGTAGGAGGCGCTTTATCTTTTCAGCGTTTGGGTAAAGAGTATGTTCATCATTATTTAGAAGGGGTGGTGGATGTACTCGATAATGAAATGAATGATCCTGATGCCGTCTATTCGATGCAACGTTGGATGCCGAAGATGCTGCAAGCGAGCAGTATCGTTGAGATGAAACTATTATCTCCATCGGGAGTGATTTACCGCTTTAAAGACACATCAAACCGTGTTCCCAAGGAACGTCTTTATTCAGAGGTATTACCACTGAAAGGCCATAAAGACTATCGTGTTAGCTTTAAAATAATACCTCCGTATCATGGTTATAGTTACTCGTTTAGCGCGATGTTTTCTATTACTTTTGCAGTCTTGCTCGTGGTGTTCTGTTTACTTCGAGGGGTGAAGTGGCTTAAAGAGCAACTCATGGGCTCTGAGTTACTTGAAGAGCGAGGCAGGATGCTGTTAGCGGGTCAAGTAGAAAGGTTTGCTAAAGGTGATGAAAGGGAGTGGCCATATACCGCCAGTGAAGCCTTAGATAAATTGATCGAAGAGCTACAAGATGCCCGCCAAGAGAGAAGTCGATTTGATACTTTTATTCGTAGTCAAACCTTTTTAGATCAGCTAACTGGGGCGGCAAATCGTATTTTATTTGATAATAAGCTGGAGGCGGCATTACAGGAAAATGGCGCTCATGGTGGCGTTATTATGTTATCTATTCACGATTTAGATATGGCGCGTGAGGATAATGATCGTCAGGAAGTCGACAATATCATTATCAACGTTGGTCAGTGCCTATCAAATGTTATTGCTCGTTACCCTGATGTCATTCTGTCGCGTTATTATGAAGAAGTCTTTGCGGTATTTTTACCTCATCAGTCTTCTAAAGATGTCGCATACTCTGCATCCCAATGCTTAAAGCTGTTAGAAAAATTAACTCCGCCTTCGCCACTCGATAAAGAGAATTGGTTTCATATAGGTGTCACCATGTACAACGAGGGCGAGAAGCGTGGCCGTATTATAAATGAAGTGGAAACCGCATTAAAAAATGCACAGTTGCAAGGCATGAACTCATGGGGACGTTTTAAAAAATTATCGAAACCTCATGAAGAAAGAGGCAGTGTGCGCTGGCGTTCATTGTTAGATGAGGCGCTTAAGCCAGACAATATTATCTTATATCAGCAACCCTGTTATTTGCTCGATGAAAACCGTGAGACAGTGCTACATCATCGTGAAATCTTTGCAAGAATTGATGATCCACAGCAAGGGATTATTAAGGCTTCTCGTTTTAGTGCCGCGGTGGAAATGGTCGGTTATGAAGGGTTTATGGATCGGTCTGTGATTAGACGTATGCTGACATTTTTACAAACCTCATCGAGCCAAGATCATTACTCGATAAATTTAAGTGTGCTGCCTTTCGCAGATAAGCGGTATGTGTATTGGTTTAGAGATGAACTGATGCAACAAACCGCCGCTATCCGTACCCGATTATCATTTGAATTTTCGGAAGGACATTTAGTTAAGCATCTTGATTACATGAGACCAGTTCTACGTATGATTCATGGTTTGGGATGCCAAATTGTTATTGGACAGGCAGGGAGAACGATAGTAAGCACTCACTACTTGAAGGACGTTCCTGTCGACTTTTTAAAACTGCATCGCAGTTTAATGAAAAATATTGATCAACGACATGAGCATCAATTGTTTTTACGTAGCATGCTTGGAGTGTGTAGTGGTACAGCAATTCAAGTCATCGCGTTGGGGGTCGAAGCGCAATCTGAATGGCAGATGCTACAATCACTAGGTGTTAATGGTGGGCAAGGGCGCTTGTTTCATGAAGAAAGCCCATTAATTCCTAACCGCGTAAAAAAAACCAAACCTGAATCTGTCGTTAAGCTTGGGCGACGTAATCGATGGCGAACTAAATAA
- a CDS encoding tetratricopeptide repeat protein: MSEVNQALSQLAKRRQSSLQDIKQVIGTDIKQKPRWIWAVGGFLFSLAVGSWAVSTPPQSTHVEEISTVATPKPTLISPTQHTTAADVTVYKHPVSSRTLASRMEPTGASNMLPATPLSVEPVVTPSPAQHQLPVTPKVDQQPNALKKRVSQVAKLDNMSVKQVSMTPEQLAFKAKERAEKALDSNDYDEAIMAYQNALRYTPDDENIRKNLAALYYGKEELRRAYQLLQEGIQRNPRSPDLRLALAQLLVQEKQITAAVTPLKPMLQQASVEYLSFRAALATKNHLNRMALESYQQLVILQPNNARWWLGLGIQQERANQVELAKNAYEQALTHVGISSSSIAFVQERLQVLETVSGSMHAN, encoded by the coding sequence ATGAGTGAGGTTAATCAAGCATTAAGTCAACTGGCAAAGCGTCGTCAGTCTTCACTACAAGATATTAAGCAAGTTATTGGCACTGATATAAAACAGAAACCACGTTGGATCTGGGCGGTGGGTGGTTTTTTATTCAGCCTTGCAGTCGGCAGTTGGGCCGTATCGACTCCTCCGCAGTCTACTCATGTTGAGGAGATAAGTACTGTCGCAACACCAAAGCCAACACTGATATCACCGACTCAGCATACTACGGCGGCGGATGTTACTGTTTATAAACATCCAGTATCGTCACGCACCTTGGCAAGTCGTATGGAGCCTACAGGCGCATCAAATATGCTGCCGGCGACGCCATTATCGGTTGAGCCCGTGGTGACCCCTTCGCCCGCTCAACACCAATTACCGGTAACGCCTAAGGTTGACCAGCAACCAAACGCTTTGAAAAAACGAGTGTCACAGGTCGCCAAATTAGACAATATGAGTGTTAAGCAAGTCTCGATGACGCCAGAACAGCTCGCATTCAAAGCGAAAGAGAGAGCGGAAAAAGCGCTGGATAGTAATGACTATGATGAAGCGATAATGGCTTATCAAAATGCGCTTCGCTATACGCCTGATGATGAAAATATCCGGAAGAATTTAGCGGCTTTATATTATGGAAAAGAAGAATTACGTCGTGCCTACCAGTTACTACAAGAAGGTATTCAGCGTAACCCTCGCTCTCCAGATCTGCGTTTAGCCCTCGCTCAGCTCTTAGTACAAGAAAAACAAATCACAGCCGCAGTTACCCCACTCAAACCGATGCTTCAACAAGCAAGTGTGGAGTATTTGTCATTCAGAGCCGCGCTAGCCACTAAGAATCACTTAAATAGGATGGCATTGGAAAGCTATCAGCAATTGGTGATATTACAACCGAATAATGCCCGTTGGTGGCTAGGTTTAGGCATTCAACAAGAGCGTGCTAATCAGGTTGAACTTGCAAAAAATGCGTATGAACAAGCGTTAACTCATGTGGGGATTTCCTCCAGTTCAATAGCATTTGTTCAGGAAAGGTTGCAAGTGCTTGAGACGGTTTCAGGGAGTATGCATGCAAATTAA
- the pilO gene encoding type 4a pilus biogenesis protein PilO: protein MNERWSQLSSWFNGRLPREKILIAIGAVTGVFFILQALLLDKIDSALTLTRQQLQEADLNNIRTQNDITVLKKKLAVDPDTKINQELEQVEKKYSTLKAQLAEKRKAMVSPTQMTSLLQRVLKSKQELTLISMESLPSERLGSKTDMDVEHYYLHPIRMEFTGDYFSVLDYLHAIESLPVKYYWRRFDYNVASYPRGRVAVEVYTIGTKEEFIGG from the coding sequence GTGAACGAGAGATGGTCGCAATTAAGTAGTTGGTTTAATGGCAGGCTACCGCGCGAGAAAATTCTTATCGCGATAGGCGCGGTCACAGGTGTGTTTTTTATTTTACAAGCCTTGCTGCTCGACAAGATCGATAGCGCACTGACTCTCACTCGCCAACAGCTTCAGGAGGCGGATTTAAACAATATTCGTACTCAAAATGATATTACAGTATTGAAAAAAAAGTTAGCAGTTGATCCAGATACCAAGATTAATCAAGAGTTAGAACAAGTTGAGAAAAAATATTCTACGCTTAAAGCACAATTGGCGGAAAAAAGAAAAGCCATGGTGTCACCGACTCAAATGACAAGCTTATTGCAACGCGTTTTAAAAAGTAAGCAAGAGTTAACGTTGATTTCTATGGAATCTTTGCCGAGTGAGCGCCTAGGTAGCAAAACAGACATGGACGTAGAGCATTATTATTTGCATCCCATACGCATGGAGTTTACAGGTGATTATTTTTCGGTTCTTGATTATCTACACGCGATCGAGTCATTGCCAGTGAAATATTACTGGCGACGCTTTGACTATAACGTGGCTTCCTATCCGCGTGGTCGGGTTGCTGTTGAGGTGTATACCATTGGAACAAAAGAAGAGTTTATTGGTGGTTAA
- the mshL gene encoding pilus (MSHA type) biogenesis protein MshL, producing the protein MQKWLGSVLALSVAACSMGHRDPVEVKQTLDRSVDKARQQRLATIPQSVEADLLPSSQPSLMQPPKLHKRFRVKADNVNAKAFFASLVKDSGYSVAMHPDVSGDISVDLSDVTLDEVLTVVKDLYGYEIEKHGKVIQVYPAGLRTVTIPVDYLQFQRYGRSITSITTGTISSEGSNSSGSASDVASPLQTSSEESANQSGSSSSSSMSAGTEIDTISQSDFWGELNKALTHLIGNGKGQSVIVSPQAGVVTVHASPAQIREVRRFLGMSQKRLHRQVILEAKVLEVTLNDSYQQGINWQNLSIGSGDISLGIDGNLSLPGMDTIGNLLGGTTSLAVSDGSFSSVMSFMSTQGDINVLSSPRVTASNNQKAVIKVGTDQYYVTNLSAVVGSGDNANTAPDVELTPFFSGISLDVTPQIDDKGNVQLHVHPAVIDVDEDLKTINYQNSQIQLPLARSSIRESDSVIRAKDGDVVVIGGLMKTNNVNKTTKVPLLGDIPGLGHLFRSTSKVSEKTELVILLKPTVVGVNTWQQELERSRDILHQWVPDAK; encoded by the coding sequence ATGCAAAAATGGTTAGGTAGTGTCTTAGCTCTCAGTGTAGCTGCTTGTTCTATGGGACACCGCGATCCTGTGGAAGTTAAGCAAACGCTAGATCGCTCCGTCGATAAAGCGAGACAACAACGCCTAGCAACCATTCCTCAATCTGTAGAGGCGGATTTATTACCCTCTTCTCAACCGTCTTTGATGCAACCACCCAAACTGCATAAACGCTTTCGAGTGAAAGCGGATAATGTCAATGCGAAAGCTTTTTTTGCGAGTCTAGTCAAAGATAGTGGTTATAGCGTTGCGATGCATCCTGATGTTTCTGGCGATATTTCGGTTGATTTATCTGATGTGACATTAGATGAAGTGTTAACTGTGGTCAAAGACCTATACGGTTATGAAATTGAAAAACACGGCAAAGTCATTCAGGTTTATCCTGCTGGATTAAGAACGGTGACCATACCTGTTGATTACTTACAGTTTCAGCGTTATGGGCGCTCAATTACGTCAATAACAACTGGGACTATTTCATCAGAAGGCAGTAACTCATCAGGTAGCGCTTCAGATGTGGCATCTCCTCTTCAGACTTCATCAGAGGAAAGCGCAAACCAATCGGGGAGCTCATCTTCATCGTCCATGAGTGCAGGAACAGAAATTGACACCATCAGTCAGAGTGATTTTTGGGGCGAGCTAAATAAGGCATTAACACACCTTATTGGTAACGGAAAAGGGCAAAGCGTGATTGTCTCTCCTCAAGCGGGAGTTGTGACAGTTCATGCTTCACCGGCACAAATTCGGGAAGTTCGTCGCTTTCTTGGTATGTCTCAAAAAAGGCTCCATCGGCAAGTTATCTTAGAAGCTAAAGTATTAGAAGTGACACTCAATGATAGTTATCAGCAAGGTATTAATTGGCAAAACCTTAGTATAGGAAGTGGTGATATATCATTAGGCATTGACGGTAACCTCAGTCTTCCGGGTATGGATACCATTGGGAACTTATTGGGCGGCACGACCAGTTTAGCGGTGTCTGATGGTTCCTTCTCTAGTGTGATGAGCTTTATGTCGACTCAAGGGGATATCAATGTGTTATCTAGCCCAAGAGTCACCGCATCCAATAACCAAAAAGCAGTCATTAAAGTCGGTACTGATCAATATTATGTGACAAATTTATCTGCGGTTGTTGGCTCAGGAGATAACGCCAATACTGCACCCGATGTCGAATTGACCCCATTCTTCTCTGGAATATCTCTCGATGTAACACCACAGATTGATGATAAAGGTAATGTGCAATTACATGTTCATCCTGCGGTTATTGATGTCGATGAAGATCTGAAAACGATCAACTATCAAAATAGCCAAATTCAATTACCACTCGCGCGCAGTTCTATTCGTGAATCTGACTCAGTGATACGTGCGAAAGATGGAGATGTTGTCGTTATTGGTGGATTAATGAAGACCAATAACGTCAATAAAACCACAAAAGTCCCGTTATTAGGCGATATTCCAGGGCTTGGTCATCTATTCCGTAGTACCTCGAAAGTGTCTGAAAAAACCGAGTTGGTCATTTTATTAAAACCGACCGTAGTGGGGGTCAACACGTGGCAACAAGAATTAGAGCGCTCACGTGATATATTGCACCAATGGGTTCCGGATGCTAAGTAA
- a CDS encoding ExeA family protein codes for MYLAHFGFTQPPFHLTPDTSLFLALPPYYEALQTIDTALEMGEGIIKLTGEVGTGKTMVCRMLLSHLADSYTLIYLPNPALSGRELRRVIASELGLPEMDPANLVDHIHKALLSLHYKKQRIVILVDEAQALPDDALEGLRLFGNLETDQDKLLQMVLIGQPELDQRLEQHHLRQLRQRITFNAMLRPLTLSEAVSYIDNRLILAGGSDSQFSLLQKKMVWRASRGIPRVINQICQKSLLLSFYKQNLYVDTRSVFTAIHDCSDTRKPRFKVPFFWGWSQ; via the coding sequence ATGTATTTAGCACATTTTGGTTTTACACAGCCCCCCTTCCATTTAACGCCAGATACATCGCTGTTTCTGGCATTACCTCCCTATTATGAAGCACTGCAAACGATCGATACTGCTTTAGAAATGGGCGAGGGGATTATAAAACTCACGGGAGAAGTGGGGACTGGTAAAACCATGGTTTGCCGAATGTTACTGTCTCATTTAGCTGATAGTTATACGCTTATTTATTTACCTAACCCAGCATTATCAGGACGAGAATTAAGGCGAGTTATCGCCTCTGAGTTGGGTCTTCCTGAGATGGATCCTGCTAATTTAGTTGATCACATACATAAAGCATTATTAAGTCTACATTATAAGAAGCAACGTATTGTTATCTTAGTCGATGAAGCTCAGGCGTTACCGGATGATGCGTTAGAAGGGTTACGTTTATTTGGTAACTTAGAAACGGATCAGGATAAGTTACTACAAATGGTACTTATTGGTCAGCCAGAGCTCGACCAGCGCTTAGAGCAGCATCACCTCAGGCAGTTAAGGCAAAGAATTACTTTTAACGCGATGTTAAGGCCTTTGACCTTATCTGAAGCGGTAAGCTATATCGATAATCGTTTAATACTGGCTGGTGGCAGTGACAGCCAGTTTTCATTGCTACAAAAAAAAATGGTGTGGCGTGCCTCTCGTGGTATCCCAAGAGTGATTAATCAGATTTGTCAAAAATCACTATTACTGAGTTTTTATAAGCAAAACTTATATGTGGATACTCGGAGTGTTTTTACGGCCATTCATGATTGTAGTGATACACGTAAACCAAGATTTAAAGTGCCTTTTTTCTGGGGATGGAGTCAATAA